One Bos indicus isolate NIAB-ARS_2022 breed Sahiwal x Tharparkar chromosome 22, NIAB-ARS_B.indTharparkar_mat_pri_1.0, whole genome shotgun sequence DNA window includes the following coding sequences:
- the ZMYND10 gene encoding zinc finger MYND domain-containing protein 10 isoform X1, with protein MGDLELLLPGEADVLVRGLRSFQLRDMGSRGWNQQHENLEKLNMQAILDATASQGEPIQELLVTHGKIPTLVEELIAVEMWKQKVFPVLCKLEDFKPQNTFPIYMVLHHEASIINLLETVFFHKEVCESAEDTVLDLVDYCHRKLTLLVAQSGRGAPPEEESQYSSPMQELQKQAELMEFEIALKALSVLRYITDCVDSLSLSTLSRMLSTHNLPCLLVELLEHSPWSRREGGKLQQFESGRWQTVTPSEQQKLSKLDGQVWIALYNLLLSPEARARYCLTSFAKGQLLKLRAFLTDTLLDQLPNLADLQGFLAHLALTEAQPPKKDLVLEQIPEIWERLERENKGKWQAIAKHQLRHVFSPSEQDLRLQARRWAETYRLDVLEAVAPERPRCAYCSAEASKRCSRCQNEWYCCRECQVKHWEKHGKACVLAVQGDRAK; from the exons ATGGGCgacctggagctgctgctgccggGCGAGGCTGATGTGCTAGTACGGGGACTGCGCAGCTTCCAGCTGCGCGATATGGGCTCCAGAGG GTGGAACCAGCAGCATGAGAACCTGGAGAAACTGAACATGCAGGCCATCCTCGATGCCACGGCCAGCCAGGGAGAGCCCATCCAGGAGCTGCTGGTCACCCATGGGAAG ATCCCGACGCTGGTGGAAGAGCTGATTGCAGTGGAGATGTGGAAGCAGAAggtgttccctgtgctgtgcaagcTGGAGGACTTCAAGCCCCAGAACACGTTTCCCATCTACATGGTG TTACACCACGAGGCCTCCATCATCAACCTCCTGGAGACAGTGTTCTTCCACAAG GAGGTGTGCGAGTCAGCGGAGGACACTGTCTTGGACCTGGTGGACTACTGCCACCGCAAACTGACTCTCCTGGTGGCCCAGAGTGGCCGTGGTGCCCCTCCTGAGGAGGAGTCCCAGTACAGCAGCCCCATGCAG gagctgCAGAAGCAGGCAGAGCTGATGGAATTTGAGATTGCGCTGAAGGCCCTCTCAGTGCTTCGCTACATCACAGACTGTGTGGACAG CCTTTCCCTGAGCACCTTGAGCCGCATGCTCAGCACCCACAACCTGCCCTGTCTCCTGGTGGAATTACTGGAGCACAGTCCCTGGAGCCGACGGGAAGGAG GCAAGCTGCAGCAATTTGAGAGCGGCCGTTGGCAGACAGTGACCCCCTCAGAGCAGCAAAAACTGAGCAAGTTGGATGGGCAGGTGTGGATCGCCCTATACAACCTGCTGTTAAGCCCTGAGGCCCGGGCCCGCTACTGCCTCACAAGCTTTGCCAAAGGACAGCTACTCAAG CTTCGGGCCTTCCTCACAGACACACTGCTCGACCAGCTGCCCAACCTGGCAGACCTGCAGGGTTTCCTCGCTCACCTGGCCCTGACTGAAGCCCAGCCCCCTAAGAAGGACCTGGTGTTGGAACAG ATCCCAGAAATCTGGGAGCGGCTAGAGCGAGAGAACAAAGGCAAGTGGCAGGCTATCGCCAAGCATCAGCTGCGGCATGTATTCAGCCCCTCGGAGCAGGACCTGAGGCTGCAGGCACGAAG GTGGGCTGAGACCTACAGACTGGATGTGCTCGAGGCAGTGGCTCCAGAGCGGCCCCGCTGTGCCTACTGCAGTGCAGAGGCCTCCAAGCGTTGCTCCCGGTGCCAGAATGAGTGGTATTGCTGCAG GGAGTGCCAAGTCAAGCACTGGGAGAAGCATGGAAAGGCTTGtgtcctggcagtccagggggaCAGAGCCAAGTGA
- the ZMYND10 gene encoding zinc finger MYND domain-containing protein 10 isoform X2, producing the protein MWKQKVFPVLCKLEDFKPQNTFPIYMVLHHEASIINLLETVFFHKEVCESAEDTVLDLVDYCHRKLTLLVAQSGRGAPPEEESQYSSPMQELQKQAELMEFEIALKALSVLRYITDCVDSLSLSTLSRMLSTHNLPCLLVELLEHSPWSRREGGKLQQFESGRWQTVTPSEQQKLSKLDGQVWIALYNLLLSPEARARYCLTSFAKGQLLKLRAFLTDTLLDQLPNLADLQGFLAHLALTEAQPPKKDLVLEQIPEIWERLERENKGKWQAIAKHQLRHVFSPSEQDLRLQARRWAETYRLDVLEAVAPERPRCAYCSAEASKRCSRCQNEWYCCRECQVKHWEKHGKACVLAVQGDRAK; encoded by the exons ATGTGGAAGCAGAAggtgttccctgtgctgtgcaagcTGGAGGACTTCAAGCCCCAGAACACGTTTCCCATCTACATGGTG TTACACCACGAGGCCTCCATCATCAACCTCCTGGAGACAGTGTTCTTCCACAAG GAGGTGTGCGAGTCAGCGGAGGACACTGTCTTGGACCTGGTGGACTACTGCCACCGCAAACTGACTCTCCTGGTGGCCCAGAGTGGCCGTGGTGCCCCTCCTGAGGAGGAGTCCCAGTACAGCAGCCCCATGCAG gagctgCAGAAGCAGGCAGAGCTGATGGAATTTGAGATTGCGCTGAAGGCCCTCTCAGTGCTTCGCTACATCACAGACTGTGTGGACAG CCTTTCCCTGAGCACCTTGAGCCGCATGCTCAGCACCCACAACCTGCCCTGTCTCCTGGTGGAATTACTGGAGCACAGTCCCTGGAGCCGACGGGAAGGAG GCAAGCTGCAGCAATTTGAGAGCGGCCGTTGGCAGACAGTGACCCCCTCAGAGCAGCAAAAACTGAGCAAGTTGGATGGGCAGGTGTGGATCGCCCTATACAACCTGCTGTTAAGCCCTGAGGCCCGGGCCCGCTACTGCCTCACAAGCTTTGCCAAAGGACAGCTACTCAAG CTTCGGGCCTTCCTCACAGACACACTGCTCGACCAGCTGCCCAACCTGGCAGACCTGCAGGGTTTCCTCGCTCACCTGGCCCTGACTGAAGCCCAGCCCCCTAAGAAGGACCTGGTGTTGGAACAG ATCCCAGAAATCTGGGAGCGGCTAGAGCGAGAGAACAAAGGCAAGTGGCAGGCTATCGCCAAGCATCAGCTGCGGCATGTATTCAGCCCCTCGGAGCAGGACCTGAGGCTGCAGGCACGAAG GTGGGCTGAGACCTACAGACTGGATGTGCTCGAGGCAGTGGCTCCAGAGCGGCCCCGCTGTGCCTACTGCAGTGCAGAGGCCTCCAAGCGTTGCTCCCGGTGCCAGAATGAGTGGTATTGCTGCAG GGAGTGCCAAGTCAAGCACTGGGAGAAGCATGGAAAGGCTTGtgtcctggcagtccagggggaCAGAGCCAAGTGA
- the RASSF1 gene encoding ras association domain-containing protein 1 isoform X1, producing MSAEPELIELRELAPERCAAPGRTRLERANALRIAPGTARNAARQQVPGRGHRFQPAGPATHTWCDLCGDFIWGVVRKGLQCAHCKFTCHYRCRALVSLDCCGPRDLGWEPALERDTNVDEPVEWETPDLSQAEIEQKIKEYNGQINSNLFMSLNKDGSYTGFIKVQLKLVRPVSVPSSKKPPSLQDARRGPGRGTAVKRRTSFYLPKDAVKHLHVLSRTRAREVIEALLRKFLVVDDPRKFALFERAERHGQVYLRKLSDDEQPLRLRLLAGPSEKALSFVLKENDSGEVNWDAFSMPELHNFLRILQREEEEHLRQILQKYSYCRQKIQEALHACPLG from the exons ATGTCCGCTGAGCCTGAGCTCATTGAACTGCGGGAACTGGCACCCGAACGGTGCGCCGCCCCGGGGCGCACCCGGCTCGAGCGTGCCAATGCATTGCGCATCGCGCCGGGCACAGCGCGCAACGCCGCAAGGCAGCAGGTCCCGGGCCGGGGCCACCGCTTCCAGCCCGCGGGGCCCGCTACGCACACGTGGTGTGACCTGTGTGGCGACTTCATCTGGGGCGTCGTGCGCAAGGGTCTGCAGTGCGCGC ATTGCAAGTTCACCTGCCACTACCGCTGCCGCGCGCTCGTCTCCCTAGACTGCTGCGGGCCCCGGGACCTGGGCTGGGAACCGGCGCTGGAGCGGGACACGAATGTG GACGAGCCCGTGGAGTGGGAGACACCTGACCTTTCTCAAGCTGAGATCGAGCAGAAGATCAAGGAGTACAATGGCCAGATCAACAGCAACTTGTTCATGAGCCTG AACAAGGATGGCTCCTACACAGGCTTCATCAAGGTTCAACTGAAGCTGGTGCGCCCTGTCTCAGTTCCCTCCAGCAAGAAGCCACCCTCCCTGCAGGATGCCCGGCGAGGCCCAGGGCGGGGCACAGCTGTGAAACGCCGCACCTCCTTCTACCTGCCCAAGGATGCTGTCAAGCACCTGCATGTGTTGTCACGCACGCGGGCACGTGAGGTCATCGAGGCCCTGTTGCGTAAATTCCTGGTGGTGGATGACCCTCGCAAGTTTGCACTCTTTGAGCGGGCTGAGCGCCATGGCCAAG TGTACCTCCGGAAGCTGTCCGATGATGAGCAGCCCCTACGCCTCCGGCTCCTTGCAGGGCCCAGTGAGAAGGCCCTAAGCTTTGTGCTGAAGGAGAATGACTCTGGGGAGGTGAAT TGGGACGCTTTCAGCATGCCTGAGCTACACAACTTTCTGCGCATCCTGCAGCGGGAGGAAGAGGAACACCTCCGCCAGATCCTGCAGAAGTACTCCTATTGTCGCCAGAAGATCCAGGAAGCCCTGCACGCCTGCCCCCTGGGGTGA
- the RASSF1 gene encoding ras association domain-containing protein 1 isoform X2: protein MGEADAGTPSFEMTWNSTTSSGYCSQEDSDSELEQYFTARTSLARRPRRDQDEPVEWETPDLSQAEIEQKIKEYNGQINSNLFMSLNKDGSYTGFIKVQLKLVRPVSVPSSKKPPSLQDARRGPGRGTAVKRRTSFYLPKDAVKHLHVLSRTRAREVIEALLRKFLVVDDPRKFALFERAERHGQVYLRKLSDDEQPLRLRLLAGPSEKALSFVLKENDSGEVNWDAFSMPELHNFLRILQREEEEHLRQILQKYSYCRQKIQEALHACPLG, encoded by the exons ATGGGTGAGGCGGACGCGGGAACGCCTTCCTTCGAGATGACTTGGAACAGCACGACAAGCAGTGGCTACTGCAGCCAGGAGGACTCGGACTCAGAGCTCGAGCAGTACTTCACTGCGCGTACCTCGCTGGCGCGCAGGCCGCGTCGGGACCAG GACGAGCCCGTGGAGTGGGAGACACCTGACCTTTCTCAAGCTGAGATCGAGCAGAAGATCAAGGAGTACAATGGCCAGATCAACAGCAACTTGTTCATGAGCCTG AACAAGGATGGCTCCTACACAGGCTTCATCAAGGTTCAACTGAAGCTGGTGCGCCCTGTCTCAGTTCCCTCCAGCAAGAAGCCACCCTCCCTGCAGGATGCCCGGCGAGGCCCAGGGCGGGGCACAGCTGTGAAACGCCGCACCTCCTTCTACCTGCCCAAGGATGCTGTCAAGCACCTGCATGTGTTGTCACGCACGCGGGCACGTGAGGTCATCGAGGCCCTGTTGCGTAAATTCCTGGTGGTGGATGACCCTCGCAAGTTTGCACTCTTTGAGCGGGCTGAGCGCCATGGCCAAG TGTACCTCCGGAAGCTGTCCGATGATGAGCAGCCCCTACGCCTCCGGCTCCTTGCAGGGCCCAGTGAGAAGGCCCTAAGCTTTGTGCTGAAGGAGAATGACTCTGGGGAGGTGAAT TGGGACGCTTTCAGCATGCCTGAGCTACACAACTTTCTGCGCATCCTGCAGCGGGAGGAAGAGGAACACCTCCGCCAGATCCTGCAGAAGTACTCCTATTGTCGCCAGAAGATCCAGGAAGCCCTGCACGCCTGCCCCCTGGGGTGA
- the RASSF1 gene encoding ras association domain-containing protein 1 isoform X3 — protein MSLNKDGSYTGFIKVQLKLVRPVSVPSSKKPPSLQDARRGPGRGTAVKRRTSFYLPKDAVKHLHVLSRTRAREVIEALLRKFLVVDDPRKFALFERAERHGQVYLRKLSDDEQPLRLRLLAGPSEKALSFVLKENDSGEVNWDAFSMPELHNFLRILQREEEEHLRQILQKYSYCRQKIQEALHACPLG, from the exons ATGAGCCTG AACAAGGATGGCTCCTACACAGGCTTCATCAAGGTTCAACTGAAGCTGGTGCGCCCTGTCTCAGTTCCCTCCAGCAAGAAGCCACCCTCCCTGCAGGATGCCCGGCGAGGCCCAGGGCGGGGCACAGCTGTGAAACGCCGCACCTCCTTCTACCTGCCCAAGGATGCTGTCAAGCACCTGCATGTGTTGTCACGCACGCGGGCACGTGAGGTCATCGAGGCCCTGTTGCGTAAATTCCTGGTGGTGGATGACCCTCGCAAGTTTGCACTCTTTGAGCGGGCTGAGCGCCATGGCCAAG TGTACCTCCGGAAGCTGTCCGATGATGAGCAGCCCCTACGCCTCCGGCTCCTTGCAGGGCCCAGTGAGAAGGCCCTAAGCTTTGTGCTGAAGGAGAATGACTCTGGGGAGGTGAAT TGGGACGCTTTCAGCATGCCTGAGCTACACAACTTTCTGCGCATCCTGCAGCGGGAGGAAGAGGAACACCTCCGCCAGATCCTGCAGAAGTACTCCTATTGTCGCCAGAAGATCCAGGAAGCCCTGCACGCCTGCCCCCTGGGGTGA
- the TUSC2 gene encoding tumor suppressor candidate 2: MGASGSKARGLWPFTSAAGGGGPEAAVAEQALVRPRGRVVPPFVFTRRGSMFYDEDGDLAHEFYEETIVTKNGQKRAKLRRVHKNLIPQGTVKLDPPRIHVDFPVILYEV, translated from the exons ATGGGCGCCAGCGGCTCCAAAGCTCGGGGCCTGTGGCCCTTCACCTCGGCGGCGGGGGGCGGCGGCCCAGAGGCGGCGGTCGCTGAGCAAGCTTTGGTGCGACCGCGAGGCCGAGTCGTGCCCCCCTTCGTATTCACGCGCCGCGG CTCCATGTTCTATGACGAGGATGGGGATCTGGCTCACGAATTCTATGAGGAGACAATCGTCACCAAGAACGGGCAGAAGCGGGCCAAGCTGAGGCGGGTGCATAAGAACCTGATTCCTCAG GGCACCGTGAAGTTGGATCCCCCCCGCATCCACGTGGATTTCCCCGTGATCCTCTATGAGGTGTGA
- the HYAL2 gene encoding hyaluronidase-2: protein MWTGLGPAVTLALVLVVAWATELKPTAPPIFTGRPFVVAWDVPTQDCGPRHKMPLDPKDMKAFDVQASPNEGFVNQNITIFYRDRLGMYPHFNSVGRSVHGGVPQNGSLWVHLEMLKGHVEHYIRTQEPAGLAVIDWEDWRPVWVRNWQDKDVYRRLSRHLVAIRHPDWPPERVAKEAQYEFEFAARQFMLETLRFVKAFRPRHLWGFYLFPDCYNHDYVQNWETYTGRCPDVEVSRNDQLAWLWAESTALFPSVYLEETLASSTHGRNFVSFRVQEALRVADVHHANHALPVYVFTRPTYSRGLTGLSEMDLISTIGESAALGAAGVILWGDAGFTTSNETCRRLKDYLTRSLVPYVVNVSWAAQYCSWAQCHGHGRCVRRDPNAHTFLHLSASSFRLVPSHAPDEPRLRPEGELSWADRNHLQMHFRCQCYLGWGGEQCQWDRRRAAGGASGAWAGSHLTGLLAVAVLAFT, encoded by the exons ATGTGGACAGGCCTGGGCCCCGCCGTCACACTGGCCCTGGTGTTGGTGGTGGCATGGGCCACGGAGCTGAAGCCCACAGCACCACCCATCTTCACGGGCCGGCCCTTTGTGGTCGCATGGGATGTGCCCACACAGGACTGTGGCCCGCGCCACAAGATGCCATTGGACCCAAAGGACATGAAGGCCTTTGATGTTCAGGCTTCACCTAACGAGGGTTTTGTAAATCAGAACATCACCATCTTCTACCGTGACCGGCTGGGCATGTATCCACACTTCAATTCGGTGGGGAGGTCAGTACATGGTGGTGTGCCACAGAATGGCAGCCTCTGGGTACACCTGGAGATGCTGAAGGGACACGTGGAACACTACATTCGTAcacaggagcctgcagggctggcAGTCATCGACTGGGAGGACTGGCGGCCAGTGTGGGTGCGCAACTGGCAGGACAAGGATGTGTACCGCCGATTATCACGCCATTTGGTGGCCATTCGCCACCCTGATTGGCCACCAGAGCGCGTAGCCAAGGAGGCGCAGTATGAGTTTGAGTTCGCTGCACGGCAGTTCATGCTGGAGACATTGCGATTTGTCAAGGCGTTTCGGCCTCGGCACCTATGGGGCTTCTACCTCTTCCCTGACTGTTACAACCATGATTATGTGCAGAACTGGGAGACCTATACAGGCCGCTGCCCTGATGTTGAGGTCTCCCGAAATGACCAGCTGGCCTGGCTCTGGGCCGAGAGCACGGCCCTCTTCCCCTCTGTCTACTTGGAAGAGACACTGGCTTCCTCCACTCACGGCCGCAACTTTGTCAGCTTTCGTGTCCAGGAGGCTCTTCGCGTGGCTGACGTCCACCATGCCAACCATGCACTCCCCGTCTACGTCTTCACGAGGCCCACCTATAGCCGTGGACTCACAGGGCTTAGCGAG ATGGATCTCATCTCCACCATTGGTGAGAGTGCTGCCCTGGGTGCAGCTGGCGTCATCCTCTGGGGTGACGCAGGGTTTACCACCAGCAAC GAGACCTGCCGACGCCTCAAGGATTATCTGACTCGGTCATTGGTACCCTATGTCGTCAATGTGTCCTGGGCTGCCCAGTACTGCAGCTGGGCCCAGTGCCATGGCCATGGGCGCTGTGTGCGCCGGGACCCCAACGCTCACACCTTCCTGCACCTCAGTGCCAGCAGCTTCCGTCTAGTGCCTAGCCACGCACCTGATGAGCCGCGGCTGCGACCAGAGGGGGAACTCAGTTGGGCCGACCGCAACCACCTACAGATGCACTTTCGCTGCCAGTGCTACTTAGGCTGGGGCGGTGAGCAATGCCAGTGGGACCGCAGGCGGGCAGCTGGGGGTGCCAGTGGGGCCTGGGCTGGGTCCCACCTCACTGGCCTGCTGGCAGTGGCAGTCCTGGCCTTCACCTAG
- the HYAL1 gene encoding hyaluronidase-1 isoform X1 has translation MRPFSLEVSLHLPWAMAAHLLPVCTLFLNLLSMTQGSRDPVVPNQPFTTIWNANTEWCMKKHGVDVDISIFDVVTNPGQTFRGPNMTIFYSSQLGTYPYYTSAGEPVFGGLPQNASLNAHLARTFQDILAAMPEPRFSGLAVIDWEAWRPRWAFNWDTKDIYRQRSRALVQKQHPDWLAPRVEAAAQDQFEGAAEEWMAGTLKLGQALRPQGLWGFYNFPECYNYDFKSPNYTGQCPLNICAQNDQLGWLWGQSRALYPSIYLPAALEGTKKTQMFVQHRVAEAFRVAAGAGDPKLPVLPYMQLFYDMTNHFLPAEELEHSLGESAAQGAAGVVLWVSWVNTSTKESCQAIKEYVDTTLGPSILNVTSGARLCSQVLCSGHGRCARRPSYPKARLILNSTSFSIKPTPGGGPLTLQGALSLEDRLRMAVEFECRCYRGWRGTRCEQWGMW, from the exons ATGAGGCCTTTCAGCCTTGAG GTTTCCCTACACCTGCCCTGGGCTATGGCAGCCCACTTGCTTCCTGTCTGCACCCTGTTCCTGAACTTGCTCAGCATGACCCAAGGCTCCCGGGACCCTGTGGTCCCCAACCAGCCCTTCACTACCATCTGGAATGCCAACACCGAGTGGTGTATGAAGAAACACGGCGTGGACGTAGACATCAGTATCTTTGATGTGGTGACCAACCCGGGGCAGACCTTCCGCGGCCCTAACATGACCATTTTCTACAGCTCCCAGCTGGGTACCTACCCTTACTATACATCTGCTGGGGAGCCTGTGTTTGGTGGCCTGCCCCAGAATGCCAGCCTGAATGCCCACCTGGCCCGCACATTCCAGGACATCCTGGCTGCCATGCCTGAGCCTCGCTTCTCAGGGCTGGCAGTCATTGACTGGGAGGCATGGCGCCCGCGCTGGGCCTTCAACTGGGACACCAAGGACATTTACCGGCAGCGCTCACGGGCATTGGTACAGAAGCAGCACCCAGACTGGCTAGCTCCTCGGGTGGAGGCCGCAGCTCAGGACCAGTTCGAGGGGGCTGCAGAGGAGTGGATGGCAGGCACCCTCAAGCTGGGACAAGCACTGCGCCCTCAGGGCCTCTGGGGCTTCTATAATTTCCCTGAGTGCTACAACTATGACTTTAAAAGTCCCAACTATACAGGCCAGTGTCCACTAAACATCTGTGCCCAGAATGACCAGCTCGGGTGGCTGTGGGGCCAGAGCCGTGCCCTCTACCCCAGCATCTACCTGCCTGCAGCACTGGAGGGCACGAAGAAGACACAGATGTTCGTGCAGCACCGTGTGGCTGAGGCATTCCGTGTGGCAGCGGGTGCGGGGGACCCCAAGCTGCCGGTGCTGCCCTACATGCAGCTCTTCTACGACATGACTAACCACTTTCTGCCCGCG GAGGAGCTGGAACACAGCCTGGGGGAGAGTGCAGCCCAGGGTGCAGCGGGAGTGGTGCTCTGGGTGAGCTGGGTGAACACAAGCACCAAG GAATCATGCCAGGCCATCAAGGAGTATGTGGACACGACGCTGGGACCCTCCATCCTGAATGTGACCAGCGGGGCTCGTCTGTGCAGTCAGGTCCTATGCTCCGGCCATGGCCGTTGTGCCCGGCGCCCCAGTTACCCCAAGGCCCGCCTCATCCTCAACTCCACCAGTTTTTCCATCAAGCCTACACCTGGTGGTGGGCCCCTGACCCTACAAGGTGCCCTCTCGCTCGAGGATCGGTTGCGGATGGCAGTGGAGTTCGAATGTCGCTGCTACCGTGGGTGGAGGGGGACACGGTGTGAGCAGTGGGGCATGTGGTGA
- the HYAL1 gene encoding hyaluronidase-1 isoform X2, with translation MRPFSLEVSLHLPWAMAAHLLPVCTLFLNLLSMTQGSRDPVVPNQPFTTIWNANTEWCMKKHGVDVDISIFDVVTNPGQTFRGPNMTIFYSSQLGTYPYYTSAGEPVFGGLPQNASLNAHLARTFQDILAAMPEPRFSGLAVIDWEAWRPRWAFNWDTKDIYRQRSRALVQKQHPDWLAPRVEAAAQDQFEGAAEEWMAGTLKLGQALRPQGLWGFYNFPECYNYDFKSPNYTGQCPLNICAQNDQLGWLWGQSRALYPSIYLPAALEGTKKTQMFVQHRVAEAFRVAAGAGDPKLPVLPYMQLFYDMTNHFLPAESCQAIKEYVDTTLGPSILNVTSGARLCSQVLCSGHGRCARRPSYPKARLILNSTSFSIKPTPGGGPLTLQGALSLEDRLRMAVEFECRCYRGWRGTRCEQWGMW, from the exons ATGAGGCCTTTCAGCCTTGAG GTTTCCCTACACCTGCCCTGGGCTATGGCAGCCCACTTGCTTCCTGTCTGCACCCTGTTCCTGAACTTGCTCAGCATGACCCAAGGCTCCCGGGACCCTGTGGTCCCCAACCAGCCCTTCACTACCATCTGGAATGCCAACACCGAGTGGTGTATGAAGAAACACGGCGTGGACGTAGACATCAGTATCTTTGATGTGGTGACCAACCCGGGGCAGACCTTCCGCGGCCCTAACATGACCATTTTCTACAGCTCCCAGCTGGGTACCTACCCTTACTATACATCTGCTGGGGAGCCTGTGTTTGGTGGCCTGCCCCAGAATGCCAGCCTGAATGCCCACCTGGCCCGCACATTCCAGGACATCCTGGCTGCCATGCCTGAGCCTCGCTTCTCAGGGCTGGCAGTCATTGACTGGGAGGCATGGCGCCCGCGCTGGGCCTTCAACTGGGACACCAAGGACATTTACCGGCAGCGCTCACGGGCATTGGTACAGAAGCAGCACCCAGACTGGCTAGCTCCTCGGGTGGAGGCCGCAGCTCAGGACCAGTTCGAGGGGGCTGCAGAGGAGTGGATGGCAGGCACCCTCAAGCTGGGACAAGCACTGCGCCCTCAGGGCCTCTGGGGCTTCTATAATTTCCCTGAGTGCTACAACTATGACTTTAAAAGTCCCAACTATACAGGCCAGTGTCCACTAAACATCTGTGCCCAGAATGACCAGCTCGGGTGGCTGTGGGGCCAGAGCCGTGCCCTCTACCCCAGCATCTACCTGCCTGCAGCACTGGAGGGCACGAAGAAGACACAGATGTTCGTGCAGCACCGTGTGGCTGAGGCATTCCGTGTGGCAGCGGGTGCGGGGGACCCCAAGCTGCCGGTGCTGCCCTACATGCAGCTCTTCTACGACATGACTAACCACTTTCTGCCCGCG GAATCATGCCAGGCCATCAAGGAGTATGTGGACACGACGCTGGGACCCTCCATCCTGAATGTGACCAGCGGGGCTCGTCTGTGCAGTCAGGTCCTATGCTCCGGCCATGGCCGTTGTGCCCGGCGCCCCAGTTACCCCAAGGCCCGCCTCATCCTCAACTCCACCAGTTTTTCCATCAAGCCTACACCTGGTGGTGGGCCCCTGACCCTACAAGGTGCCCTCTCGCTCGAGGATCGGTTGCGGATGGCAGTGGAGTTCGAATGTCGCTGCTACCGTGGGTGGAGGGGGACACGGTGTGAGCAGTGGGGCATGTGGTGA
- the HYAL1 gene encoding hyaluronidase-1 isoform X3 — translation MRPFSLEVSLHLPWAMAAHLLPVCTLFLNLLSMTQGSRDPVVPNQPFTTIWNANTEWCMKKHGVDVDISIFDVVTNPGQTFRGPNMTIFYSSQLGTYPYYTSAGEPVFGGLPQNASLNAHLARTFQDILAAMPEPRFSGLAVIDWEAWRPRWAFNWDTKDIYRQRSRALVQKQHPDWLAPRVEAAAQDQFEGAAEEWMAGTLKLGQALRPQGLWGFYNFPECYNYDFKSPNYTGQCPLNICAQNDQLGWLWGQSRALYPSIYLPAALEGTKKTQMFVQHRVAEAFRVAAGAGDPKLPVLPYMQLFYDMTNHFLPAEELEHSLGESAAQGAAGVVLWVSWVNTSTKPWLARRRVLQCPRRTHAWPRCP, via the exons ATGAGGCCTTTCAGCCTTGAG GTTTCCCTACACCTGCCCTGGGCTATGGCAGCCCACTTGCTTCCTGTCTGCACCCTGTTCCTGAACTTGCTCAGCATGACCCAAGGCTCCCGGGACCCTGTGGTCCCCAACCAGCCCTTCACTACCATCTGGAATGCCAACACCGAGTGGTGTATGAAGAAACACGGCGTGGACGTAGACATCAGTATCTTTGATGTGGTGACCAACCCGGGGCAGACCTTCCGCGGCCCTAACATGACCATTTTCTACAGCTCCCAGCTGGGTACCTACCCTTACTATACATCTGCTGGGGAGCCTGTGTTTGGTGGCCTGCCCCAGAATGCCAGCCTGAATGCCCACCTGGCCCGCACATTCCAGGACATCCTGGCTGCCATGCCTGAGCCTCGCTTCTCAGGGCTGGCAGTCATTGACTGGGAGGCATGGCGCCCGCGCTGGGCCTTCAACTGGGACACCAAGGACATTTACCGGCAGCGCTCACGGGCATTGGTACAGAAGCAGCACCCAGACTGGCTAGCTCCTCGGGTGGAGGCCGCAGCTCAGGACCAGTTCGAGGGGGCTGCAGAGGAGTGGATGGCAGGCACCCTCAAGCTGGGACAAGCACTGCGCCCTCAGGGCCTCTGGGGCTTCTATAATTTCCCTGAGTGCTACAACTATGACTTTAAAAGTCCCAACTATACAGGCCAGTGTCCACTAAACATCTGTGCCCAGAATGACCAGCTCGGGTGGCTGTGGGGCCAGAGCCGTGCCCTCTACCCCAGCATCTACCTGCCTGCAGCACTGGAGGGCACGAAGAAGACACAGATGTTCGTGCAGCACCGTGTGGCTGAGGCATTCCGTGTGGCAGCGGGTGCGGGGGACCCCAAGCTGCCGGTGCTGCCCTACATGCAGCTCTTCTACGACATGACTAACCACTTTCTGCCCGCG GAGGAGCTGGAACACAGCCTGGGGGAGAGTGCAGCCCAGGGTGCAGCGGGAGTGGTGCTCTGGGTGAGCTGGGTGAACACAAGCACCAAG CCTTGGCTGGCCAGGAGGCGAGTGCTTCAGTGTCCTAGGCGGACCCATGCATGGCCACGGTGTCCCTGA